DNA from Synechococcus elongatus PCC 6301:
AGCCCGACTGCTTGCCGAAAGCGAATCTGCTCGAGGCTGCGATCACCATAAACGCCCTCGATCTGCTCTTCACAGCAAGCGATCGCAAAATCGTTGAGGTCTTCTTTAGGCACGCCAAACATCGACTCAAAGGTCTCGGGTTGGACGCGGCAAAAGCGGGGGCGATCGTCGTAAATACTGCAGAGGCGGCTGTCGTGGTCAAAGTGGATGCACCAGCCATCGGAGCCCACCATGCTCAGGTAGAGCGCCATTTCCTCGGGCTGCAGGTACTGCTCCAAGTCGGGGCGATCGCGGGGGTCGAGATGACAGCAAGCGCCACACTGTCGTACACATTGCCACTGGGCCATAACGCTGAGATCCGGTGAGGGAAGGTCTGCCTCCAGCCTAGCCCGCGCTTGATAGTGGATTTTTGTAACG
Protein-coding regions in this window:
- a CDS encoding YkgJ family cysteine cluster protein — protein: MAQWQCVRQCGACCHLDPRDRPDLEQYLQPEEMALYLSMVGSDGWCIHFDHDSRLCSIYDDRPRFCRVQPETFESMFGVPKEDLNDFAIACCEEQIEGVYGDRSLEQIRFRQAVGLVLEDL